A window of the Radiobacillus deserti genome harbors these coding sequences:
- a CDS encoding DMT family transporter, with translation MKQYIAYFITVLGASFWGLTGLFVESLYNYGFTAWEIVTLRLSSSSFILFCFMSLFARHHLRIQVKHIPYFIGLGVFSIVIFNWCYFTVMEQTSMSIAVVLLYTSPIFVAILSRIIFKEKVTRKKTVSIILTLVGCALVVKLVPIGNVNIPAISLILGLLSAFFCALYSIIGKFISWHYNFLTITFYALLMGSIFIFPTSGLWKKTEAFQYTEVWINIVGIAVVSTILAYTFYTFGLAYIESSKAAILGAMEPIIAVLIGVIVFDDSFNTLQVIGIFFVISSAFITVFHKQRKISRKGTFFRKEE, from the coding sequence ATGAAGCAATATATTGCTTATTTCATAACGGTACTAGGAGCAAGCTTTTGGGGATTAACCGGACTGTTTGTTGAATCGTTATATAACTATGGATTTACAGCATGGGAGATTGTGACGCTTAGATTATCAAGCTCTTCCTTCATCCTATTCTGCTTTATGAGTTTATTTGCTCGACATCATTTACGAATACAGGTAAAACACATCCCTTATTTCATCGGATTAGGTGTATTTAGTATCGTCATTTTTAATTGGTGTTACTTTACGGTTATGGAGCAGACCTCCATGTCTATTGCGGTCGTCTTACTCTATACTTCCCCTATATTCGTAGCTATCCTTTCAAGAATCATATTTAAAGAAAAAGTGACGAGAAAAAAGACAGTATCTATCATTCTAACACTGGTTGGCTGTGCGCTGGTCGTAAAACTAGTACCAATTGGAAATGTGAACATTCCTGCAATTAGCCTAATACTTGGACTTCTATCTGCTTTTTTCTGTGCCTTGTACAGTATTATAGGGAAATTTATAAGTTGGCACTATAACTTTTTAACGATTACATTCTATGCTTTGTTAATGGGGAGTATTTTCATCTTTCCAACGAGTGGATTATGGAAAAAAACGGAGGCTTTCCAATACACGGAAGTTTGGATAAATATCGTTGGAATAGCCGTAGTCTCTACAATCCTTGCTTACACCTTTTACACATTTGGACTTGCGTACATCGAGTCTAGTAAAGCGGCTATTTTAGGAGCAATGGAACCAATCATAGCTGTTTTAATAGGGGTTATAGTCTTTGATGATTCTTTCAATACTTTACAAGTAATTGGAATTTTTTTCGTCATTAGCTCTGCTTTTATTACCGTTTTTCATAAGCAAAGAAAGATTAGTAGGAAGGGGACTTTCTTTCGAAAAGAAGAATGA
- a CDS encoding DUF2798 domain-containing protein — MPTTKREGLIFGIMMCLGMVLVMANYNLWLNDAYGHLSIGGILVELLIGFVIALLLDLFLVGPVAKALTFRIPFNKTNKLLFVLIMSTCMIIGMVLFMSIFGLITQIIGSGLDEKGILITYLVICFKNFIVAYPLQLIIMGPLVRFIFVRFVKKEPIEVTIG; from the coding sequence ATGCCAACTACCAAAAGAGAAGGGTTAATATTTGGAATAATGATGTGTCTTGGAATGGTTCTGGTAATGGCGAATTATAATCTTTGGCTGAACGATGCCTATGGCCATTTATCTATAGGTGGTATTTTAGTAGAACTACTAATAGGTTTTGTCATTGCTCTACTTCTTGATTTATTTTTAGTAGGCCCAGTTGCAAAAGCATTAACCTTTCGAATACCCTTTAACAAAACGAATAAACTATTATTTGTCCTAATCATGTCAACGTGTATGATTATTGGGATGGTTCTATTCATGTCTATTTTTGGACTTATTACTCAAATCATCGGTTCTGGTCTGGATGAAAAAGGTATCTTGATAACATATCTCGTTATTTGCTTCAAGAATTTCATCGTCGCATATCCATTACAGCTGATTATTATGGGTCCACTTGTACGATTCATCTTTGTGCGTTTCGTTAAAAAAGAACCTATTGAAGTAACTATTGGATAA
- a CDS encoding YcdB/YcdC domain-containing protein, which yields MDKKELKQKALTLVSIPDHYETIIEECMVEENGEGEAFFTWANKEREEGISVTLDLDGNLLKLSIDKKMVEEIRPSLDIQERKELAEQFLLTHHPEALTSLTYHRSENRSRAVRFYYEQIVMDLPLPSAGCFIDVTAKGEIVTFSLDGIKSNPKIPEKFIQKQKLFHDVTSRLSFNLLITKLYKNLYEVEKDRLYMVYEPEPFMEYVVDAVEPTLSTIHEEEEKVYTPLPKIETTRFERSTIEEIVGITDNMEMIRKVDLGEETGMVWRDRDWENETNSRSVDGFFHNQNDGTVKAFVTESGDVRSFMWFAERTGEKSLNRDECFQITLDFLQSMIPEYMPYLNVKMTSDDGDEMSDKEHFLFRVHNGHGITFQTEIVTVAINRTTGRVDYYSGPRASVEELEELPLEPRYSEERVKEKFLEHLDFDLAWTRDYEEEDGSYKLVYKPCDRQSRRKVRFIDALTGEVILDKEDD from the coding sequence ATGGATAAGAAAGAGTTAAAACAAAAGGCCTTAACACTTGTAAGTATCCCTGATCATTATGAAACGATAATAGAGGAATGTATGGTAGAAGAAAATGGAGAGGGGGAAGCATTTTTCACTTGGGCAAATAAAGAAAGGGAAGAAGGAATAAGTGTTACACTTGATTTAGATGGAAACTTACTAAAGCTCTCTATAGATAAGAAGATGGTTGAAGAGATTCGTCCTTCTTTAGATATACAGGAAAGAAAGGAACTTGCGGAACAATTTTTACTTACGCATCATCCAGAAGCGTTAACATCTTTAACCTACCATCGATCTGAAAATAGAAGTCGCGCTGTTCGCTTTTATTATGAGCAAATCGTGATGGACTTACCGCTCCCAAGTGCTGGGTGTTTTATTGATGTCACTGCTAAAGGTGAAATCGTTACGTTTTCATTGGATGGAATTAAGTCTAATCCTAAAATCCCAGAGAAATTTATTCAAAAGCAAAAATTGTTCCATGATGTCACATCTAGGCTTTCTTTTAATTTATTGATCACGAAATTGTACAAGAATTTGTACGAGGTTGAAAAAGATAGGCTCTATATGGTGTATGAACCGGAGCCGTTCATGGAATATGTCGTGGATGCAGTTGAACCTACCTTATCTACTATACATGAAGAAGAAGAAAAGGTTTATACGCCACTACCAAAAATTGAAACAACTAGATTTGAGCGTAGCACGATAGAAGAAATAGTTGGAATAACAGACAACATGGAAATGATAAGGAAAGTGGATCTTGGTGAAGAAACAGGAATGGTTTGGCGAGACCGTGATTGGGAGAATGAAACGAATAGCCGGTCAGTCGATGGATTCTTCCATAATCAAAATGATGGAACAGTGAAAGCATTTGTTACGGAGTCTGGTGACGTACGGAGTTTTATGTGGTTTGCGGAACGAACTGGAGAGAAGAGCTTAAATCGAGATGAATGCTTTCAGATTACACTCGACTTCCTGCAAAGCATGATTCCAGAATATATGCCTTATTTAAATGTTAAAATGACTTCTGATGATGGCGATGAGATGTCAGACAAAGAGCATTTTTTATTCCGCGTACATAATGGTCATGGCATTACGTTTCAAACTGAAATTGTGACTGTGGCGATTAATCGAACAACTGGAAGAGTTGACTATTATAGTGGTCCTAGAGCTTCGGTTGAGGAGCTTGAAGAATTGCCTCTTGAACCCCGGTATAGTGAAGAAAGAGTAAAAGAAAAATTCTTAGAGCATCTAGATTTTGATTTAGCATGGACTCGGGATTATGAGGAAGAGGATGGTTCCTACAAGCTTGTGTACAAGCCATGCGACCGCCAGTCAAGAAGAAAGGTTCGATTTATTGATGCCCTTACAGGGGAAGTAATATTAGACAAAGAAGATGATTAA
- a CDS encoding metal ABC transporter solute-binding protein, Zn/Mn family, with amino-acid sequence MKNLAKVLSFLALVTMILNACGQDEEASQSTTDDAKDETLKIYTTLYPLQYFTEQIGASYVEVESILPAGADAHTYEPTSKTIVDIAEADAFVFHTDEMETYAATIKEALDKDIPTLEAAKGIAMLEHIHGEEATEDGHDHATGEEHDHSEEESAEEEHRHNHGDQDPHVWLDPIRSIAMAENIKDMLIELKPKAKEELETNFADLKERLEKLDEKFHSQLEAQARNEILVTHAAYGYWEEAYGIEQIAITGLSPSNEPSQKQIENIIDVVKDHGIQYLLFEQNVEPNVAKIIQNEAGLESLDIHNLEVLTEEDIENKEDYFSIMEKNLAVLVKALEE; translated from the coding sequence ATGAAAAACTTAGCGAAGGTACTGAGCTTTCTTGCATTGGTTACAATGATTTTAAATGCGTGTGGTCAAGATGAAGAAGCTAGCCAATCTACAACTGATGATGCAAAAGACGAAACATTAAAAATTTATACGACATTGTATCCACTGCAGTATTTTACAGAACAAATAGGAGCTTCCTATGTGGAAGTGGAGTCCATTTTACCAGCTGGGGCAGACGCTCATACATACGAGCCAACCTCTAAGACGATTGTAGATATTGCAGAAGCGGATGCATTTGTTTTTCATACAGATGAAATGGAAACATATGCTGCAACGATTAAGGAAGCATTAGATAAAGATATTCCTACTTTAGAAGCGGCAAAAGGAATTGCGATGCTGGAACACATTCACGGAGAAGAAGCGACAGAAGATGGACACGATCATGCAACAGGGGAAGAACATGATCACAGTGAGGAAGAAAGTGCAGAGGAAGAGCATCGCCACAATCATGGAGATCAAGATCCCCATGTGTGGCTAGATCCAATCCGTTCTATTGCGATGGCGGAGAATATTAAGGACATGCTGATAGAACTTAAGCCAAAAGCAAAAGAAGAACTAGAAACTAACTTTGCAGACTTAAAAGAAAGATTAGAAAAACTAGATGAAAAGTTTCATAGTCAGTTAGAAGCACAAGCTAGGAATGAAATTTTAGTTACGCATGCTGCATATGGATATTGGGAAGAAGCATATGGCATTGAACAAATCGCGATTACTGGATTGTCCCCATCCAATGAGCCATCCCAGAAGCAAATAGAGAACATTATAGATGTGGTAAAAGACCATGGTATTCAGTATCTATTATTCGAGCAAAACGTGGAACCAAATGTGGCTAAAATTATTCAGAATGAAGCGGGACTAGAGTCCCTTGATATTCATAATCTAGAAGTGTTAACAGAAGAGGATATCGAGAATAAAGAGGATTACTTTTCGATTATGGAAAAAAACTTAGCGGTTCTAGTAAAAGCACTAGAAGAATAG
- a CDS encoding polysaccharide deacetylase family protein, whose product MKKIAFIILILFLISINGNLVTAEQTENHVLILYSPNSEQDVTQVQILDLIVGEFTSDITIKQVSDFQPSDQDTYTEIIYMGLESEPLPSSVQTYMEDFQGGVLFIGHNVEQLTDRFDFIVPSGEKLVDSVSYPTKNLKEMLPEERIIIQAKRKQETEQLLIATSKDGATYPLMVSQNNSYYLASESLFKPVGSLVREVLFTFFNQSDHGHKLYLRLEDIHPKTNPDNLMEIATYLAEDDIPYMAVVIPEYVNNETKQKIHLSDSPKLVKTLQYMQDHGGTIVLHGYKHQYRDSETGEGYEYWDVENGRPILQDPKAKALKREDFSSEEDYQRFLTEGLDYERSYIKQTLEQGIQELVAHKLYPLAFEAPHYAMSQTGYKILAEHFSTYIGQAQLSDKNWKAVYAPLSQSNPRFLRGMTLIPETLGYVEDENPEAIQDMKELALDYLNYSGSYLSAFYHPYLGVDKLQDLVNMLQELPDTAWGSLKNMNNHVEMGDIAISSHNGKIEVSKDFLSSEYEEKLFYKKVLVWGIPSIIGMILVTWIILSRRANRALHKKDL is encoded by the coding sequence ATGAAAAAAATAGCTTTTATTATACTTATTTTATTTCTTATTTCTATTAATGGAAATCTTGTGACAGCGGAGCAAACAGAGAATCATGTACTTATTTTATACTCTCCAAATAGTGAACAAGATGTAACACAAGTTCAGATCCTCGATTTAATTGTTGGTGAGTTTACTAGCGATATTACCATAAAACAAGTGAGTGACTTTCAACCAAGTGACCAGGATACCTATACTGAAATTATTTATATGGGTTTAGAGAGCGAGCCCTTACCTTCATCTGTTCAAACCTATATGGAGGATTTTCAAGGGGGAGTTTTATTTATTGGACATAATGTGGAGCAGTTGACAGATAGATTTGATTTTATTGTACCATCTGGTGAAAAATTAGTAGATTCGGTTAGCTATCCGACTAAGAATTTGAAAGAAATGCTTCCAGAGGAAAGAATTATCATTCAAGCAAAACGGAAACAGGAAACGGAACAATTACTTATAGCAACTAGTAAAGATGGCGCTACCTATCCTTTAATGGTTTCTCAAAACAATTCTTATTATCTTGCTAGTGAATCCTTATTTAAACCAGTAGGGAGTCTTGTAAGAGAAGTGCTTTTTACTTTTTTTAATCAATCAGATCACGGACATAAGCTATATTTACGGTTAGAAGATATCCATCCCAAAACAAACCCGGATAATTTAATGGAAATTGCTACCTACCTAGCAGAAGACGATATTCCGTATATGGCCGTTGTTATACCGGAATATGTTAACAATGAAACAAAGCAAAAGATACATCTTTCAGATTCTCCAAAATTAGTGAAGACCTTGCAATATATGCAAGACCATGGTGGTACTATTGTCCTACATGGCTATAAGCACCAATATCGAGATAGTGAAACAGGGGAAGGGTATGAATACTGGGATGTTGAGAACGGTAGGCCTATTCTACAGGACCCTAAGGCAAAAGCCTTAAAAAGAGAAGATTTTTCTTCAGAGGAAGACTATCAAAGGTTTTTAACAGAGGGACTAGATTATGAGCGGTCCTATATTAAGCAGACCCTTGAACAGGGGATTCAGGAATTAGTTGCACATAAGCTATATCCTTTAGCCTTTGAAGCACCACACTATGCTATGTCCCAAACTGGGTACAAGATTCTTGCGGAACACTTTTCCACTTATATCGGACAAGCTCAGCTTTCCGATAAGAATTGGAAGGCTGTTTATGCGCCTCTTTCCCAAAGTAATCCTAGATTTTTAAGAGGAATGACTCTTATACCGGAAACACTAGGATATGTGGAAGATGAAAATCCTGAGGCTATTCAAGACATGAAAGAATTGGCGTTAGATTATCTAAATTATTCAGGATCGTATCTATCTGCCTTTTATCATCCGTACTTAGGTGTTGATAAACTGCAAGATCTTGTGAACATGTTGCAAGAGCTTCCGGATACTGCTTGGGGCAGTCTGAAAAACATGAACAATCATGTGGAAATGGGTGATATTGCGATTTCCTCTCATAATGGGAAAATTGAAGTAAGTAAAGACTTTTTATCCAGTGAATATGAGGAAAAGCTCTTTTATAAAAAAGTACTCGTTTGGGGTATTCCGAGCATTATTGGAATGATCCTAGTAACATGGATTATTTTATCAAGGAGAGCAAATCGTGCTCTACATAAAAAGGACCTTTGA
- a CDS encoding glycosyltransferase family 2 protein yields MKTILVLVMLFFWSMLIYYSYLTIVGIMQRMKARKDIKLDFYPSVAVLIPAHNEEVVIKDTLDAMVKLEYPGALNVYLLDDASSDHTAKIVQAFGRTFSRIHYVKVPPGSPKGKSRVLNYGLSITNSDYFVVFDADNQPEPNAVIELVHAAATTKDAAGAVGYVKTINADTNILTRMIALEFQVFQLLMQSGRWRAFKTGSLAGTNMLLKRDILEKAGGYDPYALAEDAELTVRLTAMGYTLPVVHHSHTWEQEPERITTFVRQRTRWLTGNLYLLEKSFHEWKFWKGKTFVHSMQHVLTYFFFVVLLLFSNTWFIMSLIGYDLPDFESPLLLFWFMSYVVYTAQIISAMVLEKTITPFNVFIGLIMYFTYAQIFLLLLLRSGSAYIWSRITRKAIAWDKTKRFKKGEAA; encoded by the coding sequence ATGAAGACAATACTCGTTTTAGTTATGCTGTTCTTCTGGTCGATGCTTATCTATTATTCTTACCTTACCATTGTCGGTATTATGCAAAGGATGAAAGCTAGAAAGGATATAAAGCTAGATTTCTATCCTTCTGTTGCCGTACTTATTCCGGCACATAATGAAGAAGTGGTCATAAAAGATACGTTAGATGCCATGGTCAAACTGGAATATCCAGGAGCTTTAAACGTATATTTGTTAGATGATGCTTCAAGTGATCATACAGCAAAAATTGTACAAGCATTTGGACGTACTTTTTCTCGTATTCATTATGTAAAGGTTCCACCTGGTTCACCGAAAGGGAAGTCACGTGTTTTAAACTATGGACTGTCCATTACGAATTCCGATTACTTTGTCGTATTTGATGCGGACAACCAGCCTGAACCTAATGCGGTTATTGAATTGGTGCATGCAGCAGCAACGACAAAGGATGCTGCTGGAGCTGTAGGATATGTAAAAACGATTAATGCAGATACAAACATTCTTACACGTATGATTGCACTAGAATTTCAGGTGTTTCAATTGTTAATGCAAAGTGGAAGATGGCGAGCTTTTAAAACGGGCTCTTTAGCAGGCACAAATATGTTGTTAAAACGTGACATCTTAGAAAAAGCAGGCGGTTATGATCCTTATGCACTAGCTGAGGACGCGGAATTAACCGTAAGACTTACTGCAATGGGTTACACCCTACCTGTCGTTCACCACTCCCATACTTGGGAACAGGAGCCTGAGAGAATCACGACGTTCGTTCGTCAAAGAACTCGCTGGTTAACCGGGAATTTATATTTATTAGAGAAGTCCTTCCACGAGTGGAAATTTTGGAAAGGGAAAACCTTCGTTCATAGCATGCAACATGTCCTAACATATTTCTTTTTTGTTGTATTATTACTCTTCTCTAATACGTGGTTTATCATGTCATTGATTGGATATGATCTTCCCGATTTTGAATCTCCATTGCTTTTATTCTGGTTTATGAGCTATGTTGTTTATACCGCTCAGATTATAAGTGCAATGGTGCTTGAAAAAACCATTACTCCTTTTAATGTTTTTATAGGTTTAATCATGTATTTTACCTATGCCCAAATCTTCCTACTCCTTCTATTAAGAAGTGGAAGTGCCTATATTTGGAGTCGTATTACGAGAAAAGCAATAGCGTGGGATAAAACGAAACGATTTAAAAAAGGAGAAGCGGCGTGA
- a CDS encoding glycoside hydrolase family 3 protein — translation MKKAKRNTKMVFSLLLVFVLASQSWLPSSIEVQSSEKTYEYPFKNPNLPLEERVDDLISRLTLDEKVSFLHQYQPAIPRLGIKSFRTGTEALHGAAWLGEATVFPQATGLANTWNEALIKEVGSAVGDEVRAFHTLYPEDVGLSVWAPVVDLQRDPRAGRNAEGFGEDPYLTGKISTAYSEGLKGDDPFYVKTIPTLKHFLGYNNEKNRGSSSSSLDPRNLYEYQLKSFEHAIKSKAALSMMPAYNSINGKPANLSPLIQEVVKDRWADDFFVVSDAGDISGLVNDHKYVRTYEEAAALSIKAGIDSLTDQSADSETVLKWIHGALDKGLLSESDIDQAVRNILPLRFRTGEFDGPALDPYSGIDESVINSKAHQQLALQTAQEQLVLLKNEQKALPLSKNTDGKVAVIGPLADQVFNDFYSGTLPYAVSTLDGVKAKLPEEQVAFSRGVDQIALKSVKTGKYVTASPEGNVNLAANAKEIGQNETFSLYDFGWNQYLLRSHANDKYVSNTFSEDVKNNESSPGRQENAPGTQDWFTYQNYNYEKQEDGTYSLYNYQWGHWDTGLEGGRYVTVGEEAPHSLTASKVSVEGDAEKFEETIVVDGEKDAQQVAKDAEAAIVVVGDQTLLNARETIDRQDIILPPSQKELIEKVAAVNKNTIVVLVSSYPMAMPEIEANPNVKAILYSSHGGQEEGTAISDALFGDYAPAGRVNQTWYKSVDQLPDIMEYDIIKGERTYQYFEGEALYPFGHGLTFTNFKYDNLRLSSHMIDADEKVKVSVDVKNVGDIASDEVVQLYVHDKKSSVKRPIKELEGFKRIHLKPGETKKVTLTLSASELAFWDVTREKYVVETGVFEVLVGRSSEDIKEKSILYVKGERIPSRDLTKETKAENYNDYSGVKIVEESKDSSYAVGDIDTGDWLLYKDAWFRKRVSQFNVRVASEQTGGTIELRLDHPKRGKVVATISVPNTQGLQKWKNVNVEMKRLKGKHDVYLTFKGNMAVDSFSFK, via the coding sequence ATGAAAAAAGCTAAACGAAATACGAAAATGGTGTTTAGTCTATTATTAGTATTTGTTCTAGCATCTCAGAGTTGGCTACCCAGTTCCATAGAAGTACAATCTTCAGAAAAAACATATGAGTATCCATTTAAAAACCCTAATCTACCATTAGAGGAAAGAGTGGACGATTTAATCTCGAGATTAACACTAGATGAGAAAGTATCATTCCTCCATCAATACCAACCGGCGATCCCTAGATTAGGGATCAAATCTTTTCGTACCGGTACAGAGGCGCTCCATGGGGCAGCTTGGCTAGGAGAAGCGACTGTTTTCCCGCAAGCTACCGGACTAGCCAATACGTGGAATGAAGCATTGATTAAAGAGGTGGGGTCTGCAGTAGGGGATGAGGTTCGTGCTTTTCATACGCTTTATCCAGAGGATGTAGGTCTCTCGGTATGGGCTCCAGTTGTGGACTTGCAACGCGATCCACGTGCAGGTAGAAATGCGGAAGGCTTCGGAGAAGATCCTTATTTAACGGGAAAAATCTCGACTGCATACTCCGAAGGACTCAAAGGGGACGATCCTTTCTATGTCAAGACAATTCCGACACTAAAGCATTTTTTAGGCTATAACAATGAAAAAAATCGTGGTTCCAGTTCTTCAAGCCTAGACCCTAGAAATCTATATGAATATCAACTGAAGTCGTTTGAGCATGCGATTAAGTCTAAGGCAGCCTTATCAATGATGCCTGCCTACAATTCTATAAATGGCAAACCAGCAAACTTAAGTCCTCTGATTCAAGAGGTTGTGAAGGATCGGTGGGCAGATGACTTTTTTGTTGTAAGTGATGCTGGTGATATTTCTGGCTTAGTGAATGATCACAAGTATGTCCGTACGTACGAAGAAGCCGCGGCTTTATCCATTAAAGCTGGAATTGATAGCTTAACCGACCAAAGTGCTGATTCGGAAACGGTTTTAAAGTGGATTCATGGTGCGTTGGATAAAGGTTTATTATCCGAATCGGATATTGATCAGGCTGTACGAAACATCTTGCCGCTCCGTTTCCGAACTGGTGAATTTGATGGGCCAGCACTTGATCCTTATTCGGGAATTGACGAGAGTGTTATTAATAGTAAAGCACATCAACAACTAGCTCTTCAAACAGCGCAGGAGCAGCTAGTACTTTTAAAAAATGAACAAAAAGCTTTGCCTTTGAGTAAAAATACCGATGGAAAAGTGGCGGTCATTGGTCCTTTGGCTGATCAAGTATTTAACGATTTTTACAGTGGAACACTGCCTTACGCAGTATCCACATTAGATGGAGTGAAAGCGAAGCTTCCGGAGGAGCAGGTTGCTTTCTCAAGAGGAGTCGACCAAATCGCCTTGAAATCTGTGAAAACAGGAAAATATGTGACGGCATCTCCAGAAGGAAATGTAAATTTAGCAGCAAATGCAAAGGAAATAGGTCAAAATGAAACATTCTCGCTCTATGATTTTGGTTGGAATCAATATTTGTTGCGCTCCCATGCTAATGACAAATATGTATCCAATACGTTTAGCGAGGATGTGAAAAATAATGAAAGTTCACCTGGACGTCAGGAAAATGCACCAGGTACACAGGATTGGTTTACGTATCAAAACTACAACTATGAGAAGCAGGAAGATGGAACCTATTCCTTATACAATTATCAATGGGGACATTGGGATACTGGGCTTGAAGGTGGCCGGTATGTGACGGTTGGAGAAGAAGCTCCTCATTCTCTTACGGCATCAAAAGTATCGGTAGAAGGAGATGCCGAAAAATTTGAAGAAACTATTGTCGTAGATGGAGAAAAGGATGCGCAACAAGTAGCGAAGGATGCAGAAGCTGCAATTGTCGTCGTTGGGGATCAAACGTTACTGAACGCTCGCGAAACCATCGACCGCCAAGACATAATTCTTCCGCCATCTCAAAAAGAATTAATCGAGAAGGTAGCAGCTGTTAACAAAAATACAATTGTAGTGCTTGTCTCTAGTTATCCGATGGCTATGCCAGAAATAGAAGCCAATCCGAACGTAAAAGCTATTCTGTATTCTTCGCATGGCGGGCAGGAAGAGGGAACTGCCATTTCGGATGCGCTATTCGGAGACTATGCACCAGCAGGTAGAGTGAACCAAACGTGGTATAAAAGTGTGGATCAGCTTCCTGACATCATGGAATACGATATCATTAAAGGAGAAAGAACCTATCAATATTTTGAAGGAGAAGCACTTTATCCATTTGGCCACGGATTAACCTTTACGAACTTTAAATACGATAATCTAAGATTAAGCTCCCATATGATTGATGCGGATGAAAAGGTGAAGGTAAGTGTAGATGTTAAAAATGTAGGGGACATCGCCAGTGACGAAGTTGTTCAACTGTATGTTCATGACAAAAAGTCTAGTGTGAAACGTCCAATAAAAGAGCTGGAAGGATTTAAACGAATTCATCTCAAGCCAGGTGAAACGAAAAAAGTAACGCTAACTCTATCCGCAAGTGAATTGGCTTTTTGGGATGTTACGAGAGAAAAATACGTCGTAGAAACAGGTGTATTCGAAGTTTTGGTAGGACGATCTTCTGAGGACATCAAAGAGAAGAGTATTCTTTATGTAAAAGGTGAGAGAATTCCGTCTCGAGACCTTACAAAAGAAACGAAAGCGGAGAACTACAACGACTACAGTGGAGTAAAAATTGTGGAAGAATCCAAAGACAGTTCTTATGCAGTAGGGGATATTGATACAGGAGATTGGCTCCTTTATAAAGATGCATGGTTTAGAAAGCGGGTTTCACAGTTTAATGTTCGAGTTGCAAGTGAACAAACTGGTGGAACGATTGAACTTCGTCTAGACCATCCGAAACGAGGAAAAGTAGTAGCAACAATTTCTGTTCCAAATACTCAAGGGTTGCAAAAGTGGAAGAATGTCAACGTAGAAATGAAGAGACTTAAGGGGAAACATGATGTGTACCTCACGTTTAAAGGGAATATGGCGGTTGACTCGTTTTCGTTTAAGTAA